From Gadus morhua chromosome 14, gadMor3.0, whole genome shotgun sequence:
GGACACGGGGGGGTCACGGAGAACGGGGGCAAGGGGAATACTTACCTGTACGACTCTGTGCAGAAGGTTTTCACTCCGCATCAACCCAAAATCCCCTTAGGGGAGAAAAAGATTAAGATGTCAAACAAGGTGGAAGGTGTGAAGGAGAATgccctgggggagggggtttcCCAAGATGTGAGCTCAGATGTGCAGGGCTGTGAAACACAAGCCCGCAACAAGCTGGTCAATGCTCAGGGGTTTTCAGAGGAGGCGATGGAGAGCTCCCCTTCCTTCACTGCTCTGGATTCTGCACCTCCAGCAAAACCAGAACAGGGCCAGAAGAGAACAACAGAGGCAGCATTGAATGTCGATAAAACTCCTTCAAAGAAGGATGAGGTGTCTCTGGATGGAGCTTCGGCCCGTTTAGAGAGACCTAAAAGTGCCACGCAAAAGCAAAAGCCTGTTGCTAACACACGCTCTGTTGATGTTTCACTTGCTGGATCTCTGCGTAAACATAATGGTGAGCATGGGTCCGAAGGTAAAGAAGATAAACTATTATCTCAGGGGAAAGCTGAGCACAGAGATACAAAGAAAACCCAATTGGATTCAAGGTCGCAAAAGTCTCCCCAAGTTTCCCCAGCACATcgaccaccaacacacatagCAACTCCCAAACAGCCCTTAATCAGAAACCATAAGCAGAAGGACATTAAAGGCAGTGGTGTCACAGCGGTGGATACTGCCATCGGACCCGCAGCGACAGAACTTCAAACTCTGAGCACTGCACCGAAATCATGTACTACCGTAAACGTGGAAACCAGTTTGGTGCCGGTAACTCCAATCAAGCCCTCAGAGCCCCCCTCAGGCCCAAGACGTCAGGGGACAACACTGCGGAGGTGTCAGTCGGCAGGGGATGCTGAGGACGCTCTCCGCCAGTCGCCAGGGGAACAGGGATGCAGGAAGGGAACAAACCCTTGCGTGGAGAATGTTTCTGTGTCTGAGCCACAACAGCTGGCCGAGGTGAGTGACCCTGTTTTGCATGAGCTCATGAATTGCTTTGCATTTCGACCACAGGCTAGATCGGTACCACAGGCATCCAATCTCTAAATATAGCTTTTACAAGCTTTCGCACCCACTGTTTGGCAGGAATTGAGTGACGCACACAAACTGGGGGATGCAGGTATAGTTGTATGTTTTGCAGTGCCTTGGTTAATAATATTCAGAAAGATGGAGACTTGGAAGACCCACGCAGTTGcaatataataattaatttatGTTGTCTTATATAAAGTCTAATGTAATTTAATTTGGCGGTCAGTGATCTTCACCGTGATTAATAGGAGCAATTGGTGTCTAATGATGAGCAGAACTGAAGACTTGGAGCCGATTTTGTATCATAATAACATTTATCTAGCGCACCAATTACTCTTGCTGCAGTTGTTTTGTACTCCCATAGCCTACATAGAAAAGGAGTATCTATTATTCATCTACTTTATCACAATATCCCATAGGCCTATTCATTTTTCAATATGAGTAAAGCTATTCAAAAAGGTGCGCTTAGGTGAAAGCCACGACCAGTCTTATGACAACTCACTCCAATCTCTCCATGATTTACTATACGAAAGACCCGTGCACTGCTCATGCAATATTTAACCCAGCCAGATGGATGCCAGACCAGTGGGGGAACAAAAGCTGAGACAGAACAGGTCATGATAGCTGAGTACCACTTAAAATGATTTACATACCACCCTGGCCCCACTGGGACTTAAAATAGTCTTCCCTCTTTACTTTTTCATGAAAAGGCAGAGGTATTTCAAAGACCCATCAGTACAACGGAACATAGACAGAGAACATGCGTCACATGTTAGTGTACTATACCTGCTACTGAGGGTGTTCATTTACATATTGTCCCTTGAGAGGTGATGTCAGCAGCCTTTACTGCTATTTGAGCTgtcttttttttacagagcacaTGGCATTAAACTTAGCCATATTAATGCATACCAACgctaaaaaatataatatatataaaaaaaacgatATACCGATATATGTATATCTCTTAAAGCTGCACTATGCTTTTTTTTGGCTTTAGCCACTTTGTTTTCAAAGTGAAATACTAGGGGCAATAATAGAAGCCATGCCCCCACCATTAACTTCAAAACAATCATTCATCAGATTAAGTATTATAAAACAAATTGGATTTGTGGAAAAATAAGCTATACGAAAAAACTATTTTGTGTGATGTCTGCAATGGAAAAGCGAAGGCAGGGTTAACATAAAAGTCCTTGGAATTATGATTGCATTTCATTCCTTGGATGTCCTGCTTGCACATACAACCAAGCTCTAAAATACTGCATCCTATGCTCACACTTGTTTTGCCCTTGCTATGCTGTCGCCACATGCTGTCGCCACGATCATAAACACCTGTGTTTATGCTCGCAGTATATCCAGGGATAAGGCGGTACATATTTTCAGCATGGACACATCTCTACTCCCTTTGTCCCTCAAGGTCACACAGGCCCAGGCACAGCCAAACCAGACCGATGCACCTCCCGGCCTCAAACCGCCAGCCCCCCCACGCCCCGTGGCCGCACCCCCTCCACGAAGGACTCCGTCAGAAGAGCCTGGGGTGGCAGGAGGGCAGAAGCACATTGAGCACCACCCTGTCCCGGGGACAAGGCGGACCGCGAGGGATCATTCCAGAGGATCAAGTGAACGCAATTCAGTCCCTTTTACAGACCCAGCGACGTTCCCGGACAGAAGTTTGGGCAATGGACAGAGCAGCCTAGGGTGTAGCGTGTCCCATGCCATCCAACATCCAGGCGAGTCAGCTGTTAAAACAGAGGAGGGGTTAGACGGACCGCTGGAGGGTGAGGTTGATGGGCACCAGGCAGGTACGTCGCCAGTATGTGAGGAGCGTCGGGCTCTGGGCCAGAAGAAAGTCGAGATGgaagttgatgttgttgttgccctGAAGGAAAGGGAAAAAGCACAAATAGGAGCCACTCTAGATGACAGCCAAAAGGAAACTGTTTCCATTACACGCGCAGGTGTTTCTCACACTGAAATGAAAAATGAACCTGTGATAAAATCCAGAGTTGAGACCCATCCAATGACGCACAAAACCAACATAACTGGTTTTGACACCCGCAATCAACAAGTTACAATGGAACTAAGAAGTATAAATGTCCCAGACACAAGCGTATCTGAACAACAAATTAACCCCCTAAAGGAATCCCACAAACCTGAACCTAATGTTCTTTCAGTCGCTGAAATTATGAGATCTCAGATAAAGGCCCTTGACTCCAAGATGTCAAATCCATCTACAGATGAGACAAGTTCAGCTTCAGCGGATTCCATTGCCGCCACTCCAATTTTTGCTTTGTCAACCAAAAAAGAAGCAGCTAAAAAGACAGTTCCAGACTTAAGAGAGGAACCTAAAAAGGTACATGATATAGAGAGGGCATTAATGATTGAAGTGGAAGAGAAAATAGAGACAAAGCCCCCAGACCAACCCCCGAAACCCAGTCCCCCTAATACTGAAGCCGTAGCCTCTTTTAATGTCCCTCCACAGGGAGAAGACAATGCAACGGTACAGGATTTGGAGAAGACAGTGGAAATAGATCAGAGAGTAGAGGCCATTCCTGGTTCCCCTCCCGCGGGACTAGACCCTGCGGCAGAACAGTTTGGATTGGAACCTAGAATAAATCCTACAGAGTGTTCACCAGAGCCACCCCAGACTCCCACTGCCCCGAGTACTGAAGTGCTAACCTCTTCAACCAAAGGAGACGACATTGTGAAGGGACTTGATGTGGAGAGCACAGAAGAAATAGGAGGCGGTGGTGTCACAGCGGTGGATACTGCCATCGGACCCGCAGTGACAGAACTTCAAACTCTGAGCACTGCAACGAAATCATGTACTACCGTAAACATGGCAACCAATTTTCCGCTGGTTTATCCAATCAAGCCCTCGGAGAGAGTAGAGGCCATACCTGTTTCCACTCCTGCGGTACTAGACACTTCGGCAAAACAGTTTGGATTGCAACCTAGTATAAACCCTAAAGAGTGTTCACCAGAGCAACCCCAGACACCCACTGCCCCGAGTACTGAAGTTATAACCACTAACCCTTTAACTAGAGGAGAAGATATTGTGAAAGGACTTGATGTGGAGAGCACAAAAGAGATGGAACCGAAAACGGACCCAAATTCTGTTTCTACGCCTGAGGTACCAGATATCACGTTGAAACTGTTTGAAACACCACCAGGAattcatccacaaacaacaacagtgtgTACGGCCGACCCAGCCCTGACTCCCATCACTCCAGCTATCCCCCCAGAAGCCATCCTCTCTTTCAGCATCCCGCCCATAACTGTGATTGACACAGAGAGCTTCGCAGACACTGGCAACACTTATAGCAGCATGGAAAATGAAGATATAGTGGACACAGGCCATGAATGTGGAACCCCATCTCCAGTTTCATTGGGAAATATAACTGACGCACCCCCTGCTGGCGCTACGGATCTCAATACCACAATTACATGTTCTTTTAATGCTTCTCTGGGAGGAGGGAACTGCAAAGCACTTACAGAGTCAAATTTGTCTGTTACCATGACTCAGGAACATAGGAAGCCTCCCTCAAGTGTGGAGACAGGGATTGACACTGCAGAGTTGTGTTGTACAGGAGACTCTAGTGAGATAATTGGTCCTTCCTTAGAACATCACAGTCCACAACACTTGGTACTGGTACAAGGTACTGATGAAGGATTTAAACAGATCCCAAATCCGGAACTTCAACTTAACATTGAAAGTAATTTGAAAAGCATGCCTGTACTTTCTACGACATGTGTTGACGCGCAGAAGATACCCGAGCTTAATAGAAGCAGTGTAGAGACCAAACAAGTGATTGACTCTCAGCAGGAGAGGAACCTCTCCATCATTGAGCCATCAACGACGGCGATAGCCCCTCAGATGTCTTCTTTGAACGATGAAGCCCCCCTACAGGAGGTTAAGAGCGATGCTCCGACCTTCTCTTCCGCTACCCCAAAGGAACTGGCCTTGGGAGCACGACGAAAAATCCTAATCCCCAAACCGAAAACGGTCGAGGACAATCCGACTAGCCCAAAAGCCGTTGACAGGGAACTTCAGAGCGAGGAAGTTCTCCCAAAGCCCAGCAAGGTGCTCCCGGGTGCTGCGACTCCGTACCCCCTCTCCGTACCCCCTAGTCCGTCTCAGCAATCTCTCTTAGCTGTTGAGCCCATCGGCCAGCGGACTCCGCCAGTGAGGAGGCGGTCACCGCTGTTGAGCAGGAAGTCGGTGGCTCAGGAGACCCCAGGAGGGGGAAAGGAATCCCTGCAGCAGCCCCAGGCCCAAAGGAGTGAGGAGAAGTCTGCAGAGAAGGAAAAGCCTGACCCGTTCAAAGGTAGAACGCTTCATTCAAAACATCCTCTGATAACCTATCTCAACCGCACCTTTCTTTAATTTGTCATGTTTGATGAGTAGTTTGGCATTGTTTGTCGAGGGAAGCCTCTCTGATAAGAGATCCATACAAATCCAGTATAATAAACATAGCGCTATGCATCCCTTGGGCCACTAATATTATGATTAAATAAtttcatttaattaaataaGCCACTGTTAGTCAGTGCAGCTTTCTTTGGCCAGGTCTCACTGGAACCCCAGACAGCAGGAGCCCCCTGCTTGTTAGTTTTGGCACGGCCGCTACCAACGCCAGGATACAGACGAGACACGGATAGGATTCCCTCTGTCGTTTTTAGGAGAGCAGAGAATGTGAAACACAGTAAGGTTCAGATGTAACACGCCATGGGGGGGCCTGTATTCCCCTTTTAGCTCCTCAGGTCATCCGTAAGATTAGAGGTGAGAGCTTCTCGGATGCCTCGGGACACCTGAAGCTGTGGTGCCAGTTCTTCAACGTCCTGAGCGACTCTGTTATCAGCTGGTATAGGGACGATGTGGAGGTAGTTCAGGTGAATCGAAGGTGAGTCcaaaatagcaaaataaaatatggaacCATTCAAATTTATCATTGAAAAAAAGCCCATTAATAATGTTCTACAACCATTCATTTCTATGAATCAATTTTGTTTTAGTGATTTGCATATTAGGGATTGGCAAAATTAAGATCGGTGTTCATTTCTGCTTGTTTGTGTATAGTGCAGGAGATGAGACCCCAGTAAACCTTGCTATTGTCCAAGCATCAAAGAGAGACTGCGGGGTTTACGGGTGCAAGATCACCAACGACCATGGCACCGACATCACCGACCTCCTGCTGAGTGCAGAAAGTAGGTATTACATCACGGTACTATTATAGCATTGATAATGATGATCCAACTGTATAGTATGAATAGCACTTAACAGCTGCAGTGTAGTTTGAACTCTGTCTATTTGTATTGCAGTCCTTGGGGGGATGCGGCTGCGTGAGGACCTTGGTGGTAAGATATTTTGCAAACTTTTTCACAACAGACGTCACTTAAGCTAGTTTTCCTTGCACTTTATATCCATGTGTATATAGAGCATGGCATGAACACTGCCAGGATCCGGGCTTTGATTCCCACTGTGCCCTTAGAATGCATTCACAGTAACACGTCCACCAAAAGGCTTTTATTTATGTACTTAATATTTGTTCAACTAtttgtaataataaataacaatgtaTACCTATACCAGTAACTCTGTCGTTTCTGAAATGTATATAAAGAGGCACTTCAATACAAAACAGGGAAAAACAAAGAGTGAAGATTAAACAGACTGCAGGTTTCATCAAGCCATTTTAATGCATTGAACGTATCTCTAAATCTCTCATACTCTGACCCTGGGTTCTGTGTAGTGGGAGAGGAGATTGAGATGACTCCGCTCCTGTTGAATAAGGGCGTCGCCGACAGCGGGGTCTGGGGCAACAAGTTCTTTGGGCGTGTCATGGTGCAGGAGTCTCATATTGGAGGTGGCTGTTCCCGCAAAACCTGGAGAGCCAAGGTGGTGTACGGCCTGGAGCCCGTGTTTGAGTCCGGCACCACTTGTGTGATAAAAATGTGCAACCGGATCGCCTATGGAGGCAAAGGAGAGGCCCAACTCACAGAGAGGAATGTGGAAATGGAGAGACAGGCAAGTACATCGTGACAATGAAAATGTGAGCTGCTGGTGGAGAGATACACAATAACAATGACGTTATTGGGATTCTCAAGTCAACAGTTAACAAAGGAAAATTAGGACTTTgacacagacaaaacaactcCATAGATTGGCATGACAAGATGTCATCCTAGGTTAAGGAAAGGGAAAGAAAACTTTATGGTACCCAAACCTAACACTGATATCAACATTATACCATCCTTACACAACTAACTTATAGTTTATtactaaattaattaattaattatatttcAGCATCACTGAGGTAAAACATATCAAGATATTCTCATTTATGATAAAGGTATCTTTACAATTCTTATCTTCCATTTTGTACAAAAACAGAGATGTAGAATTCAGAGTCTGGCTCGGGAATATTGTAAGATCTTCTCTGCGGAGTCAAGAGTGGTTGAAAACTTTGGTCCGTGCCTTGAGTGAGTATAGGATTCGGACCACCTGATGGATCCACCAATATACAGCATGATGCGTGATTACATTCCAACCACATCCCTGCCTCACTCGGTTGTCCCAGGGTCATTCCAGTCTACCTGATGTACCGGCCAGCCAACACCGTGCCCTACGCCACAGTGGAGACAGACCTGAAGGGGGTCTACCTGAAGTACTGTAAGCTAAGTGCTGGGAACGGGCTAGTCTCCAGGACTGGCTCTGAGGTGGAGCTGAAATGCTGTGCTCTGCAGCACTGGATCCATCAGTGGACCAACGGGAACCTGCTTTTCACTCAGCTGGAGGGTAAGACATTGAGCTTAGATCTCCTCATCGTCTCAGCTCAGTAGACTGTAATGGCACTGTTGGGATAAATGGCCCCTCTAGTATAGCATTAGTTTATTCTGTGGGAGGATAATTTTGCTAAACTTAAATGTTGACTCCTTCTAATAAGGGTGATTGACCATACAATAACATCCAACCAATTGAAAGTtgaatttatgtatttatgttatATATGAAATTTGATTATTTTGCAGGTGTGGACAATAAACTCACCAATGTTGGaatatcaatcaaatcaactgGGTTGGTATAcatgctactcacatataaaaTCTACACATTGACAGCATTTCACATACTAACGAAAACCAGCAAAGCTTCAACAAGTGATGTTTTATTTGTGGTAATGTTGTGATTACAAATTTTTGTAGCTAATGCTAATATCCCACCAGATGACATTGCGGTCTTTTGCCGATACAATATCCTAGCAGATGACGCTCAGTGTTGTTTTTCCTACTGCAGGTATCAGGGCCTGTCAGCCGTCGGGAATCCGGACCTCTTGGAGCAGTTTGTGTCCCAGCACCAGTGTAACTACTACTGTGGACTGCTGGGCCTTAGGTCCCTGAAGCCCACAGACTCTCTGCAGACGCCGTCCTCCAAGTCCAGGGGCTCCAAAAGCCCCCTGCTGCAACGCAAGACGGCGGCTGGCACACACAGCCCTGGGACAGCCAGGAGAGCGGCCCTCAGCCCCCGGCTACCCAGGAAGGCTGACGGGGAACAGGATAGGAGCAAGAGTCCTATGAAAGCAAAAGAGGATAGCCCCTCAAACATAACGAGTTAATAGCAGCCTCCTTAAGTCTCTCACCTCTCGGGAGATCCCAATGAGAGGATCGTGAAGTGCTGGTTGTGCAGAAGAGAACCAGATCTCAGGCCAGTAGGCTGGTGGATGTGTGGGTGCAGATCCCTACTGCTAGGAAGAGGAGGTGCACCCGTTTCCTTGAGCTTTATCCCCCCTAAAGGGGGTTGAGAGGAGAATAATTAACTTGTTAAGGATGTTGACTAAACCTGGGTACCTTATTGGCACTCAAACAACATTTAAAATGATCACCAGAAAACCACACAAAAGAATGGCATAGATTGTTATCCTGATTTCACCAAAGGTCAAAAATAATTGAAATTAACTTTTGTAGTAATTAAAATGTCAAACtattaattaaaatgtaatgaaataaaaGAATAATGTTCGATGAGAAGTGCTGTATACATCACTCAACACAATTCAGATAGACACATTATAATTTAATTGAATAAGGCTCCCAGCATTGGGAGTCTACAATGTTGAATCACTCTtggatataaatataatataattatataataatataatataaaatataggtTCATCATATAGTAGTAGTTTGTCTATATGTAGAAACACATACAGCATTGTTTTTCTATGAATCAAGTTTTTTGTACaatatttgtgtttatttatgcatAAACCACTGATGCAGGGACTCCTTCCTGTAAAAGGTCAAATTGGTCAACTCAATTAAACACCTGAATCATGAATGAACAAACAAGTTTGACCGTTAAAGGCAAAAGACAATGTGTAAGCTATCCAGAGTGTCTCCACTGTGTCAGCTGTGATGACGTTCAAGCCACCGAAACGCGTCACAAGCTGTTAACAATGGAATAGAACATGACACTTGACCGGGACTTCAACCAGAAGGCTAAGGCTTTAATTACACTAATTTTCCCACCCCCTACCCATCGGGAGTGGAGATTCAAAATTTGGGAAGACAAATGAGAAATGTGTAGAGTAGGGCTTGAGATGTTATTGCTGCTAAACCAGAATATTTTtgcctgctttttttttttctattaccAAACTAAAACCAGGGCGGTTACTCATTTCAGCTATTTGACACCGTTACAATTTTCCTTGATTGATGTTTGAAGATTTTTAATTTctccaaaataataacaattgtGGACAATGGTTGAGATATAGATAGAGCAAACTATTACCTTGGTTGGTCAGATTCAAAAATGTGTACGTTCAAGTTAGCTGATTGTACACTTggttcaaagacacacacgttaTTTTGTATGGAAATATCTCTGAATCTCCATCTCCGTTGACACAGTTAGTATGAATTTGAAACACATTTGTCTGAACAGATTCAAAGAATCAAAATGAGACATTCTGTATTAATCTTTACAGATTGGTTCAGTGCGTAAGAGGAAAATGAATGACTGAATCAGGCAAAAAATAGAGAGGGGGTTATGCATTTTCCAAGCTCTTCATGTCTTGATAGGCAGCTCTGGTCAGATGTAATGAAGAGCTCTGAATTTGTTTAATGGGAGAAAACTGAGAATTAACACTCATGTCATACAGTAGCCAGTTGTCTAATGAAAGATCTGGTCCATGTGCAGCCTGGCTTTAAATATTCAATGTCATTCAATGAAGGATAGAGAAGTCCAAGGGCCTTCGGTGGTATTAGGCTACATCAGGATTGTTATTATTTAAGGTACCAACCTTTAAAAAATGGTGTTTATAAGAAATATGgttttgattatttatttttaacttgtGAGTGAGGTTTTAAATCAGATCATCTCTGCCTTGTTTACTCATCTAAAGGTAATTTACAtcctatttatatatatatattttatatattaatcGACTTGATGTTAAAACTGAAACATGTTTCAAACAGGTGCCGAAAGATTAACACGATTATCAGATTATCTTGTAATCGGGTAGAGAGGTAGCATAACGCCTCAAAACCCTAGGATTTAACTGGGTCATGCATACACTTGGAAACATCAATCTACAATTTAGATTGTGCTCCCAGAGAAGTTACATTTCATTCAAAGAACTAAATCCATGCAGATGTATTTCTTGCAACATCTGTCCTGTATGATTTACCTACTTTCTTTGGAGGTTATGGAACTACGTAAAGGCACAGATTACCTCCCATGTAATAAAAACACCAGCAAAAACATTATAGACCAAGAATAATGTAAGGACCTCTGCCAGAGTGGCCTGTCCTGTCACAGATATTGACCTGTTATTGTTGAGGGTGATCTAATTTACCAGCTCTGACTATTTATGCAGATTACGTGGGAACCACATTGCACAATTCCGAAATGCCACAGACTAGCtggcatttaaaataaaatagttttATCTCTGATGCACCAAAAGTCgcaggtctggtctggtctcggTTCTGTCGCCGAGTGGACTGTTAATGCTGCTGTAATCTAACACAGCAGGCTGTTACTGACTGGGAGTTAATGACATTCTGATGTATATCTCACACTCTCTTGGGAGAATACAAAGGCTAAATGGTTGGGAATACAATCGCCGGTGTCACGTGTCTAGTGTATGATAATGCATTTGGGCGGATGCAATATTaacctttccttctcaaatcgTACTTTATGAATAGTTTGGTATGGAGGTGATACTATTGGGTGAGTTGTGGTTTGGTATTTTCCGCAACACAGACAATAAGGATCTTTAAaacagacagaacacacacaagtaaaaaaaaagaacaggcAGTAAAGACCAACTGCGTGTTTCAGGCCAGATGATTAAGCACATCATTTAGAACATGATTCGCCTGAGAAAGATCGAAGAGTCTTTGCTGAGGAAGCTTCTGCTTTTGATGCAATTTGCACCAGTGGGCTTCCTGGCCTATCTATCGAACAGAGCAGTGCTAAGGTGTGTCACTACTCTGGTCATTTCATTAAGCTGAACCTCTTTGCTCCTGCGGCTATGGGGAGAAGACAACGTTGGCCATGCTTGGGTGGCATATTAGAAGGTATACCATGACGAGACGTTCTCAAACCTTGATCAGACATGTCCTCTCGCTCTTTGAGGGCTTCACCAGGATGCTTCAGCTTCAGAATCCAGCAGGCCCATCCTCCGACACAGGGCCGTTCCTCCCAGTACTCTACTGAAGACAAGGTTCCAATATCACCCCAAAACGAAGGGTCCCAAGGAAGGTAACCATAGTgccaaactcacacatacaccttacagcaatacacacacaaacactcacacacacatacacccacacacacacacacacacacacacacacacacacacacacacacacacacacacacacacacacacacacacacacacacacacacacacacacacacacacacaaacacccgcatacatgcacacacaaactcatacacacacactctctcttgcaCTCATATACACAGACACCTTGGAGTAATGGGTCCTCGAGAGAATTGCCTGTCCATTCCAATTGTTTCTCACTGCACATTGTAAGGAACTTAGATAGCTGAATAATACAGGGTTCTGCCATTATCATTTGTTTTGGAGGGTTCTCTTCTGCTCCTGGGTCaacatgacacaatcacaaatcCCTGGCTAAAATTAAATTTTACTATTATTTACTTAGCAGCATGACTACAGCTGTTCTGACGTGTTAGTAAGTAGGCCTTCCTATCTGATACCAGTGTTGAAGTTGAATATTGCCCAAACATGCCATTCAtgtaacaagaaaaaaaaacgggtGACTCATAAATCACAAATGTTATCACACTTTAATTATGACTATGACATATTTGCTATATTGTGTTAATAACAATCTCTTGAGCAGAGTGAAAAGACCAATTGTTCCGGTGATTTTAGATGTACAGTCCCTGATACTCTTATCAGTTGCTCTGTCAAACCGCAAATCCAACAGGAAATTAAAGTGACAAAATAATTAAGTGCTTTCCATAATGATTTATACTGTGCCAGTTAACTAATATTTTGGAGATACCATTTTTGCCTTATGAAATCAAATTGTTGGTATCAGACCGTTTTTGGGTGATCGTTTTAGTTAacaatgtgtgaattatgtttctggctatttttttattttatgtagcATGATATATTATCTGAattattacatggtattatGTTGGTATTGTTTTTTGGGGAATATCTTTCTTTCAAATAATATGAGTATTATAACTTCTCATTATTATTGTACCTATacctattatcattattattatttaatagtatttttataattattataattgagACTAATAGCATCGAAACGTTGTAAGGATAATATAAACAATGTCCATTGGTCGTATCCTGAAACGACACCTCAACTAAAATATGAATACGGGGGCGGGACTTCCGCCTGAGCGGACCCGGAAGATTCGGATGCAAGTTTCCTCATATGTGCATCCATATGTATTCTACATTTTACGCTGATCTATAATAGTAAACACATTAAAAATGTTATCGTTAGATTTCCTTGACGATGTGCGGCGCATGAATAAGCGGCAGGTATGTCGACGACTCTGAGTTTGTTACTTCCTTGCTAATCGCTTCCCTTTGATGCCAAATAGGGACACAGCTAAATGCTAAC
This genomic window contains:
- the alpk3b gene encoding alpha-protein kinase 3 isoform X2 — protein: MGLCMRAIARRCRTIQLHAMTLFRSTLCSVMAQLAEETQPTFELTLRSRAVSEKCKVTFTCEVKGHPIPEVIWYKDDVQLDRYCGLPKYEIFRNGPNHCLHIYNCTVEDAAIYQASASNTKGIVSCSGVLEVGLMNEYLIHQRYFSKLKQKAENRRRDLEGRENQGVAEQEPLRSLSPDRSQRKRRSPMAPHFSAPGSMEVVPKPTRERPEAPGPGAEAAVEARLQDSTAGATVAKPPLLANGESVAPAVNGHGGVTENGGKGNTYLYDSVQKVFTPHQPKIPLGEKKIKMSNKVEGVKENALGEGVSQDVSSDVQGCETQARNKLVNAQGFSEEAMESSPSFTALDSAPPAKPEQGQKRTTEAALNVDKTPSKKDEVSLDGASARLERPKSATQKQKPVANTRSVDVSLAGSLRKHNGEHGSEGKEDKLLSQGKAEHRDTKKTQLDSRSQKSPQVSPAHRPPTHIATPKQPLIRNHKQKDIKGSGVTAVDTAIGPAATELQTLSTAPKSCTTVNVETSLVPVTPIKPSEPPSGPRRQGTTLRRCQSAGDAEDALRQSPGEQGCRKGTNPCVENVSVSEPQQLAEVTQAQAQPNQTDAPPGLKPPAPPRPVAAPPPRRTPSEEPGVAGGQKHIEHHPVPGTRRTARDHSRGSSERNSVPFTDPATFPDRSLGNGQSSLGCSVSHAIQHPGESAVKTEEGLDGPLEGEVDGHQAGTSPVCEERRALGQKKVEMEVDVVVALKEREKAQIGATLDDSQKETVSITRAGVSHTEMKNEPVIKSRVETHPMTHKTNITGFDTRNQQVTMELRSINVPDTSVSEQQINPLKESHKPEPNVLSVAEIMRSQIKALDSKMSNPSTDETSSASADSIAATPIFALSTKKEAAKKTVPDLREEPKKVHDIERALMIEVEEKIETKPPDQPPKPSPPNTEAVASFNVPPQGEDNATVQDLEKTVEIDQRVEAIPGSPPAGLDPAAEQFGLEPRINPTECSPEPPQTPTAPSTEVLTSSTKGDDIVKGLDVESTEEIGGGGVTAVDTAIGPAVTELQTLSTATKSCTTVNMATNFPLVYPIKPSERVEAIPVSTPAVLDTSAKQFGLQPSINPKECSPEQPQTPTAPSTEVITTNPLTRGEDIVKGLDVESTKEMEPKTDPNSVSTPEVPDITLKLFETPPGIHPQTTTVCTADPALTPITPAIPPEAILSFSIPPITVIDTESFADTGNTYSSMENEDIVDTGHECGTPSPVSLGNITDAPPAGATDLNTTITCSFNASLGGGNCKALTESNLSVTMTQEHRKPPSSVETGIDTAELCCTGDSSEIIGPSLEHHSPQHLVLVQGTDEGFKQIPNPELQLNIESNLKSMPVLSTTCVDAQKIPELNRSSVETKQVIDSQQERNLSIIEPSTTAIAPQMSSLNDEAPLQEVKSDAPTFSSATPKELALGARRKILIPKPKTVEDNPTSPKAVDRELQSEEVLPKPSKVLPGAATPYPLSVPPSPSQQSLLAVEPIGQRTPPVRRRSPLLSRKSVAQETPGGGKESLQQPQAQRSEEKSAEKEKPDPFKAPQVIRKIRGESFSDASGHLKLWCQFFNVLSDSVISWYRDDVEVVQVNRSAGDETPVNLAIVQASKRDCGVYGCKITNDHGTDITDLLLSAEILGGMRLREDLGVGEEIEMTPLLLNKGVADSGVWGNKFFGRVMVQESHIGGGCSRKTWRAKVVYGLEPVFESGTTCVIKMCNRIAYGGKGEAQLTERNVEMERQRCRIQSLAREYCKIFSAESRVVENFGPCLEVIPVYLMYRPANTVPYATVETDLKGVYLKYCKLSAGNGLVSRTGSEVELKCCALQHWIHQWTNGNLLFTQLEGVDNKLTNVGISIKSTGYQGLSAVGNPDLLEQFVSQHQCNYYCGLLGLRSLKPTDSLQTPSSKSRGSKSPLLQRKTAAGTHSPGTARRAALSPRLPRKADGEQDRSKSPMKAKEDSPSNITS